CGAGCGTGGGCGGTCTGGCTCGCGCGGGCGCTGGCGCTTGCGACCGGGCTCGTCTTCGTCGCCTTTGGCGTGCACGTAATCGGGGGCGGCGCGTTCGAGGTGCGAACCGTGGTCGCGATGACGCTTCGGACGCTGTTCTGGGTCGTGCAGGCGCTGGCGCTGCCATCCCTGCTTCGCCGCGGGAGTAGCTCGTGAACACGCGCTGGTCCACGGCCAGCCTGGTGCTGCACTGGGTTTCAGCCGCGCTCATCGTCGGGCTCCTCGGCCTCGGCTTCGTCATGACGGATCTCGCGGCTGAGTCAGGCTCGCGACTCATGATGTCGCGACTGCACACGGCGCTCGGTTTGACGCTGATGTTCCTCACCGTGTCGCGACTCGTGGTTCGCTCGCGCGGAGGGCGCCCCGCCCCATTGCCGCTTGCAGCACTCCATCGGCGCGGGGTCGGCGTCGTGCACGGCCTGCTGTATGCGACCGTATTCGCCCTGGGCGCGAGCGGCGCGTTCACCGGGGCTCGAAGCGCCTGGCCCGACTACCTTCGGGGCAGTGTCAGCGCAGCTCCGAAGCTCGAGCAGCTCGCGTCGCGGCAGGTCCACGAGGCGCTGGTCTTCGTGCTCTTGACCTTGATCGTCTTGCACGTCGGTGGGGTGCTCGTGCAGGAAGTGAGACGGGGCGGTGTGCTCCGCAGGATGATCCCATGGTTGAGAGCTTCGCCGGCCAGTCTTGAACGAGAGCTTGGGTGATAAAATGCGAGTTTCGCCGGTTCTTCGCCGAGTGTTCGGCTTCATGCGGCGCAGCCTGTGGCTCGTCATTCTGGTTGCGGCCGGGCTGAGCGCAGCCTGGTTTCGGCTCTGGGCTCCGGTTTGGGTCGAAGTTGTGCGCGTCGATCGCGGCAGCATCGTGCAGGAAGCGTTCGGGCGCGGGACCATCGAGAGCCAGCGGGAGGCTGCCGTGGGCTTCGACCTCGTTGGCAGACTCAGTCAGGTGCTCGTCGAGGAAGGGACGCGCGTCACTCTGGGACAGGAGCTCGCGCGGCTCGAGACGGATCAGGCCCAAGCCGACCTGCGCTCGGCGCAGAAGGGCGTCTCGGCGGCTCGCTCGTCGCTCCAGCGACTCGCCGCCGACGAAGAGCGCGTGCGTGCGCTGCTCGTCACGGCAGAGCGCGAGGCCACCCGCACCCGGGCGCTCTTTTCCGCCGGGGTCGCCACCGGGCAGCAACACGACGAGACCACCGATCGGCTACGGATCGCCCGGGCAGATCTCGACCGAGTCCTGGCCCAGCGCTCGGAGGCGACGCGCGGGATCGACGTCGCCGCGGGCGGAGCCGAGCAGCGCCGGGTCGCGATGGTGCGCGCCACGCTGCTCGCGCCGTTCGACGGTCTCGTCACACGACGGCTGCGCGAGCCCGGCGACACCGTCAGTCTCGGCTCGACCGTGCTGCGGATCGCCGATACGAGCCGGGTGTACGTGAACGCGGCGCTCGACGAGACGGTGCTCCCACTGCTCGCCGCGGATCAGGCGGGTTTGATCTTCTTCCCGGGCTCGAGCACACCGGTCGCGGGAACGGTCTCGAGTATCGCCTGGGAGTCTGACCGACAGACCCACGAGCTGCTCGTAGAGGTCACTCCCGCTCGACTCGAGCGCCGTGTCGCCATCGGTCAGCGCGCCGACGTGCGCATCGAGCTCGCCAGACGCGAGCAGGCGCTGCGCGTTCCGATGCGGACGATTTACCAAGACGCAACCGGCCCATACCTGTACGCCGATCGTGGCGGCAAGATTGCACTAGTCCGCCCGCGGTTTGGCGTTACCGGCGCCGAGTACGTCGAGGTGCTCGAAGGTCTTTCCGAAGGGGACGCCGTCCTCGGCGCACAGCGAGCCGGGGCGACCCTTCCCGTTGGACGACGCTGGAGGAGCAGATGAACCTGGCACTTCGCGACGTTCGCCGGCACCTGCCGCGTTTTGTCGGTACCGCCGCGGGGCTGGGCCTCCTGCTCAGTGTCGTCATCGCGATGCAGGGGATCTATGCGGGGCTCGTCGACGACGCGACCATCTTGACCCGGGCGATGCAGGCAGATCTGTGGGTCGTGCAGCGGGACACCCGTGGTCCCTTCGCGGAAGCATCGCGCCTGGATCCGAGTGTCGAGGCGCGCGCCTCCGCGGTGCCGGGTGTCCAGCGCGCACGTCCGTACACGTACCAGCTCATCCAGCGCGAGCGCGGCGGCGCAGTGATGCGGATTGCTCTCGTGGGACTGGGGTGGCCGGACGATCCAGGTCGTTCGCTCCCGCTCGTCCGAGGTCGCAGCTTGGCGCAGCCGCACGGAGAGATGATCGTCGATGCATCTCTGGGGATTACCATCGGCGAGTCCCTGGTGCTGGCGGGCGAGCCGTATCGCGTGGTGGGGCTCACGAAGAACACGCTCACCTCCGGTGGGGACTCCGTCGCGTTCATGAGTGTCGCAGACGCGCAGCTGGTCGCTTACGACCAACCGCCCGAAGCGACGCTCCTCGAGCGTGAGCGAGTGGTCGAGCGCTTGCGTCGCACCGATCTCGGGCGGGGGCAGCCTGCTCTCGCGGATCTCGCGACCGATCCGCGCTGGCGCGCCCCGGCGCTCGCGTCGCCGCCCGTGGCTGCGGTCTTGGTCGACGTTGACCCGCATCGCATCGCCGAAGTGCGCGCGACGATGAAGAGCTGGGGCGACGTCAGCGTCTACACGCAAGCAGAAGAGGAGGACCTGCTCCTGAGTGGCGTCGTCGAGCGAGCGCGCATGCAGATTGGTCTCTTCACCGTGATCCTGACGCTCACCGCCGCCGTGATCGTGATGATGGTCATCTACAACCTGACCCTCGAGAAGACCCACGACCTCGCCGTTCTCAAGCTGATGGGGGCGCCTCGTCCCCGTCTCCTCGGCTTGGTCTTGCAGCAGGCGTGGTTGCTCGGAGCACTGGGCTACATGCTCGCGTATGCGGTGGGAGAACTGGTGTTCCCGCTGTTTCCGCGACGCGTGCTCATCACCTCGACGATTGCCTGGGTGGCGCCGCTCGCCACCTTCGGCGTCATGACGCTGGCGAGCATGCTCGGCCTCAGCCACGTCATGCGGATCGATCCCGCGCAGGCGCTGGAGGGATGAGGATGACGGACGCGGTGCGCGCGGTGAGTCTCACCAAGACCTACGGGACTGGCTCGGCTGCGGTGGTCGCGCTCGACGACGTCAGCCTGACGATCGCGGCGGGGACGGTCGCCGCGCTGCTTGGTCCGAGCGGCTCGGGCAAGTCCACGCTCATCAAAGCGCTGGGCTTTGTGTCGCCGGCCGAGACTGGCGAGGTGTTCTTCCAGGGGCAACCGGTGGTGAAGGACGGCGTGCCACTTGCGGACCTCGCGCGCTTGCGCCGGCGGCACCTGGGGTTCGTCTTCCAGAAGGCCAACCTGACGTCCTTCCTGACGGCTCGGGAGAACGTCGAGATCGCCTGTGAGTTTGGCGGAAAAACCGATGGCCGCAGGCGTGCGCGGGAGCTCCTGAGCTACCTCGATGTCGCCAACCGGGAGAGCTCCTATCCCGAAATGCTGAGCGGAGGTGAACAACAGCGGGTCGCCATTGCCCGAGCGTTGGCCAACGAGCCCTCGCTGGTCCTCGCGGACGAGCCGACGGCCGCTCTGGATAGTGTCCGCAGCCGAGCGGTCATGGAGCTCTTTCGCAAGGTCGCGCACGAGCGTGGCGCTGCCGTGCTGGTGGTGACCCACGACCACCGCGCGCTCGACGTGTTCGATGTCCTGTACGAAATGGAAGACGGACGGATCCGCCCGGCCGCCAGCGCATGAGTTCTCTGCGGCTAGAGCGCGGCGAAGGAGCCCCGCTCAGGGCGGCGGTAGTGCTTCCCAGCGCAGGGACTCACCCAGCTGAGTATTGAGCTGCACGGTGCGCCAGCGTTTCAGGCTGATGAAGTAGGTGCCACGCTTCTTTCGCGTGGAGAAGAACGCCACCAATCGGCCGTCGGGGCTGCACGCGGGCGAGTTGTTGGAGCCCTGGTTCTGCGTCAAGCGCATGATGCCTCCGCCCTTCTCGGCGCTCATCACCAGGTCCTGTCGATCACCGCCAACGGACACCGAGTACACGATGCGCACGCCGTCTTCGGTGTCGCAGAACGCCGGGGCTCCGGCCGTGAAACCCGCCGGCGAGATCGGTTTGTCGTCGACGTAGACCCGCTGGGAGCCGCGCTTCTTGCCGCCGCCAATCCACGCGAGCTTGCCCGAAGGGCTGAACACCGGGTGCGTCGCGAAGTCGGTGCTGCTCACCTTTTTCATCTCGCTGCCATCGGGTTTGCCCACCCAGATGGAGCTGCCGCCCGACTCCGCCACGGCCACCGCCATCTTGGTGTGGGTCTTGTCGAAGGCCACGCTGTAGATGCTGGTCTTGAAGGGCACGTTGACGCGTTCGTGTTTGGTGCCGTCGAAGCGCATCAGTCGATAGGGTGAGTAGTTCTTCGAGTGACCGTAGAAGATCTCCTGGTTGGGGCCCCAGGTCGGCGCAATCGAGGTGTCGTTCGGATCGGTCAGCGGTTTCAGGTCGTGACCATCGGCATCCATGCTGAAGACGCGATAACTCTTGGTGCCCCACTTGCCGCTGTAGACGAAGTGGCTGGCGAAGCCGCCGGGGCGCCCCGTCAACGCGCCGAGCAATGCATCGGTGATGCGGTGAGCGGTGACCCGCACGTCCTTGGGGTCGACCAGGAGCTTCTTCTCGAAGACCGGGTCTTTGCCGACGTTGAGGAAATATGCGAGGCCAAAGACCTCGATCTTTCCCGAAGCGTCCTTGCGCGCGGCGGCCTTCACGATGGCCTCCGCGCCGACCTTCTTCCAGGCGTCGACGTCGACGCTGTCGTTGAAGCCATACATGCCGGGCGGCGCCTTCGCGTCCGGAATCAGGTCGTACA
The genomic region above belongs to Myxococcales bacterium and contains:
- a CDS encoding cytochrome b/b6 domain-containing protein; translation: MNTRWSTASLVLHWVSAALIVGLLGLGFVMTDLAAESGSRLMMSRLHTALGLTLMFLTVSRLVVRSRGGRPAPLPLAALHRRGVGVVHGLLYATVFALGASGAFTGARSAWPDYLRGSVSAAPKLEQLASRQVHEALVFVLLTLIVLHVGGVLVQEVRRGGVLRRMIPWLRASPASLERELG
- a CDS encoding efflux RND transporter periplasmic adaptor subunit; translation: MRVSPVLRRVFGFMRRSLWLVILVAAGLSAAWFRLWAPVWVEVVRVDRGSIVQEAFGRGTIESQREAAVGFDLVGRLSQVLVEEGTRVTLGQELARLETDQAQADLRSAQKGVSAARSSLQRLAADEERVRALLVTAEREATRTRALFSAGVATGQQHDETTDRLRIARADLDRVLAQRSEATRGIDVAAGGAEQRRVAMVRATLLAPFDGLVTRRLREPGDTVSLGSTVLRIADTSRVYVNAALDETVLPLLAADQAGLIFFPGSSTPVAGTVSSIAWESDRQTHELLVEVTPARLERRVAIGQRADVRIELARREQALRVPMRTIYQDATGPYLYADRGGKIALVRPRFGVTGAEYVEVLEGLSEGDAVLGAQRAGATLPVGRRWRSR
- a CDS encoding ABC transporter permease, translating into MNLALRDVRRHLPRFVGTAAGLGLLLSVVIAMQGIYAGLVDDATILTRAMQADLWVVQRDTRGPFAEASRLDPSVEARASAVPGVQRARPYTYQLIQRERGGAVMRIALVGLGWPDDPGRSLPLVRGRSLAQPHGEMIVDASLGITIGESLVLAGEPYRVVGLTKNTLTSGGDSVAFMSVADAQLVAYDQPPEATLLERERVVERLRRTDLGRGQPALADLATDPRWRAPALASPPVAAVLVDVDPHRIAEVRATMKSWGDVSVYTQAEEEDLLLSGVVERARMQIGLFTVILTLTAAVIVMMVIYNLTLEKTHDLAVLKLMGAPRPRLLGLVLQQAWLLGALGYMLAYAVGELVFPLFPRRVLITSTIAWVAPLATFGVMTLASMLGLSHVMRIDPAQALEG
- a CDS encoding ABC transporter ATP-binding protein → MRMTDAVRAVSLTKTYGTGSAAVVALDDVSLTIAAGTVAALLGPSGSGKSTLIKALGFVSPAETGEVFFQGQPVVKDGVPLADLARLRRRHLGFVFQKANLTSFLTARENVEIACEFGGKTDGRRRARELLSYLDVANRESSYPEMLSGGEQQRVAIARALANEPSLVLADEPTAALDSVRSRAVMELFRKVAHERGAAVLVVTHDHRALDVFDVLYEMEDGRIRPAASA
- a CDS encoding PD40 domain-containing protein, with product MRVMLRLIAVLCLFSTAAAAQQAVPDERALGELVVTGSGASAEHIPKIAILPSLSPDMEDVVVRGTVRRDFELTGLYDLIPDAKAPPGMYGFNDSVDVDAWKKVGAEAIVKAAARKDASGKIEVFGLAYFLNVGKDPVFEKKLLVDPKDVRVTAHRITDALLGALTGRPGGFASHFVYSGKWGTKSYRVFSMDADGHDLKPLTDPNDTSIAPTWGPNQEIFYGHSKNYSPYRLMRFDGTKHERVNVPFKTSIYSVAFDKTHTKMAVAVAESGGSSIWVGKPDGSEMKKVSSTDFATHPVFSPSGKLAWIGGGKKRGSQRVYVDDKPISPAGFTAGAPAFCDTEDGVRIVYSVSVGGDRQDLVMSAEKGGGIMRLTQNQGSNNSPACSPDGRLVAFFSTRKKRGTYFISLKRWRTVQLNTQLGESLRWEALPPP